A part of Fusobacterium perfoetens genomic DNA contains:
- a CDS encoding phage terminase small subunit-related protein, with protein sequence MARIRDPAREKAYTLWKEAGGRKAPKGILKEIAKILNKSESLIRKWKNTDEWDNGNVTNNTNSNITNGNGNVTNRKSLIKQAKSMVEEGSTIKEASTKTDINYSSLRDIAAKENWLEQQEKFMKRVYKRLQDELCEEHISERKKTIKSLSYLKEKTLNDVLQNSFANLKHYNTAIKNIGEATELQSKFLGLPEMKMYIRQDKEDKDLEKSKPIFIAGGDELED encoded by the coding sequence GTGGCAAGGATAAGAGACCCTGCTAGAGAAAAGGCATACACCTTATGGAAAGAAGCAGGAGGAAGAAAAGCTCCTAAGGGAATATTAAAAGAGATAGCAAAAATATTAAATAAAAGTGAATCTCTTATCAGAAAATGGAAGAATACAGATGAATGGGATAATGGTAACGTTACTAATAATACAAATAGTAACATTACTAATGGCAATGGTAACGTTACTAATAGAAAATCGCTCATAAAACAAGCAAAATCAATGGTTGAAGAAGGAAGCACAATAAAAGAAGCTTCGACAAAAACCGACATTAATTATAGTAGTCTTAGGGATATTGCAGCCAAAGAGAATTGGCTAGAGCAACAAGAAAAATTTATGAAAAGAGTATATAAGAGATTACAAGATGAATTATGTGAGGAACATATATCAGAAAGAAAAAAGACTATTAAATCTCTTAGTTATTTAAAAGAGAAAACCTTAAATGATGTACTACAAAATTCTTTTGCAAATCTCAAACACTATAACACAGCTATAAAAAATATCGGAGAAGCCACAGAGCTACAATCTAAATTCTTAGGACTTCCTGAAATGAAAATGTATATAAGACAAGATAAAGAAGATAAAGATTTAGAGAAAAGTAAACCTATATTTATAGCAGGAGGGGACGAACTTGAAGATTAA
- a CDS encoding PBSX family phage terminase large subunit, with protein MKINQEKEYVYLPEIVGKRYKTFWNYKGRYRLVKGGRGSKKSYTTALWFIAHIMELKDSNLLVVRKVFETHRGSTFAQLKIAMKRLKVYHLWKCTTSPMEMTYLPTGQKIIFRGLDDPLKITSITVDVGYLCWVWFEEMYQIENEDDFNKIDMSIRGAIPSNLFKQITGTFNPWAETHWLKERFFNTGIEDRENLIKKGLAIHRNDDEVLTMTTNFRANEFLDESDLKVFRTMEKENPRRFEIEGNGNWGICEGAIFYRWEIQEFNIDELIKSKRFKTCLGLDFGFSNDPTALICSLVDETAKEIYVFDEHYEVGMFNEDIKNLIEYKGYSKSEITADSAEEKSIKWLKRNGIPRIKSAFKGPDSIIFGIQYLQGYKVYIHPRCKNFIIEIKNYVWAVDKKTGKSLNKPIDEYNHLMDAWRYSVEKLMLKKGVSREKFKYITN; from the coding sequence TTGAAGATTAATCAAGAAAAAGAATATGTATACCTACCTGAAATAGTAGGAAAAAGATACAAGACATTTTGGAACTACAAAGGAAGATATAGGCTTGTAAAAGGTGGAAGAGGTAGCAAGAAAAGTTACACAACAGCTCTTTGGTTTATTGCTCATATAATGGAACTGAAAGACAGTAACTTATTAGTTGTTAGAAAAGTTTTTGAAACTCATAGAGGAAGTACATTTGCGCAATTAAAAATAGCAATGAAACGTCTTAAAGTTTACCATTTATGGAAATGTACCACATCTCCAATGGAAATGACATATTTACCAACTGGACAAAAAATTATATTTAGAGGACTAGATGACCCTTTAAAAATAACTTCTATTACAGTAGATGTTGGATATTTATGTTGGGTATGGTTTGAAGAAATGTATCAAATAGAAAATGAAGATGATTTCAATAAAATTGATATGTCTATTAGAGGAGCTATACCGAGTAATTTATTTAAACAGATAACTGGGACGTTCAATCCTTGGGCTGAAACTCATTGGTTAAAAGAAAGGTTTTTCAATACTGGAATAGAAGATAGAGAAAATTTGATAAAAAAAGGTCTTGCAATACACAGGAATGATGATGAAGTTCTAACAATGACAACTAATTTTAGAGCTAATGAATTTCTTGATGAATCAGACCTAAAGGTTTTTAGAACTATGGAAAAAGAAAACCCTCGAAGATTTGAAATTGAGGGTAATGGTAATTGGGGTATATGTGAGGGAGCTATATTTTATCGTTGGGAGATACAAGAATTTAATATAGATGAACTTATAAAATCCAAAAGATTTAAAACTTGCTTAGGTCTAGACTTTGGATTTAGTAATGACCCTACTGCTCTTATATGTAGTCTAGTAGACGAAACAGCAAAAGAAATTTATGTATTTGATGAGCATTACGAAGTTGGAATGTTCAACGAAGATATAAAAAATCTTATAGAGTACAAAGGATATTCAAAGTCAGAAATTACAGCTGATAGTGCAGAAGAAAAATCTATAAAATGGTTAAAAAGAAATGGTATTCCGAGAATTAAAAGTGCTTTCAAAGGACCAGACAGTATTATATTTGGTATTCAATATTTACAAGGATATAAGGTATATATACACCCTAGATGTAAGAACTTTATTATCGAGATAAAAAATTACGTATGGGCTGTTGATAAAAAGACAGGTAAATCATTAAATAAACCAATAGATGAATACAATCACTTAATGGACGCTTGGAGATATTCGGTTGAAAAACTAATGCTTAAAAAAGGTGTTAGCAGAGAGAAATTTAAGTATATTACTAATTAA
- a CDS encoding phage portal protein family protein gives MGKIDKKIKKDMIVSKVIELTNKYPISYDEKDEEIIKRMLKDVDIASATQKLERAVASRKLIPRTRNQELSEVEKDIQQRFSGIKFNRIINHLITARYFGFSCFEIIYNEDFTIETLIPIPFDLITYDFKENKWKLKIGSETVELNKQKFLLAIHKWDPKNAKGKSIFDCCNKTFLNKELYQRQLTSISQKYGDIIVIYPYDVNMKEEEREELRKSVENIGSSHSIGAPVDFNEEFDLKKNIDFIKLSDLDPSIYTELEKIEKEKIVQNILGSTLTMDNGGGTGSYSLGEVHRQGFEEVVEEICRFVSDSLYQLIELDSSFFGYNPKDFYWELEKVITDEEKEVKDRKREEVLSLKMDNINKFLTGGYKLSKGYLSNYLGIDEKDIEEVKILPTISNGPEFSETKLDKLLKRVEEQNSTVLEEIEDSFGEFFDDISPQLREQLEKIKTIDDLENIVLNMQNFKDKMLISFLKGITDDIAISTGIFISEELNPFKIKPEEAIQFFLKKTPVLFDKLDDISASIQEKYFYIKKSTSLEVTKALYKNLLSALEEGKSFKTWLKDSGNILSLSGFGDNPWYLELIYRNNMMTSYNAGTFYNQELNKKYKPYGMYDAVGDNRTTDLCLALDGKVYPLNHSFWKSFLPPNHHGCRSRRIALSKDDVKEYGLTISNTLTDKIKELKKELGDFKGNQVENLAKSLEKKETQVKELKKEVTKKLEQLSL, from the coding sequence GTGGGAAAAATAGATAAGAAAATTAAAAAAGATATGATTGTATCTAAAGTAATAGAGCTAACAAATAAATATCCTATTTCATATGATGAAAAAGATGAGGAAATTATAAAAAGAATGTTAAAAGATGTAGATATAGCTTCGGCAACACAAAAACTTGAAAGGGCTGTTGCTAGTAGAAAACTTATTCCAAGAACAAGAAATCAAGAATTGAGTGAGGTAGAAAAAGATATTCAACAAAGATTTTCAGGAATTAAATTCAACAGAATAATAAATCATCTTATAACAGCAAGATACTTTGGGTTTTCTTGTTTTGAGATAATTTATAATGAGGATTTCACAATAGAAACTCTAATACCTATACCATTTGACCTTATTACATATGATTTTAAAGAAAATAAATGGAAGTTAAAAATAGGTAGCGAAACAGTAGAACTAAACAAGCAAAAATTCTTATTAGCGATACATAAATGGGACCCTAAAAATGCAAAAGGTAAAAGTATATTTGATTGCTGTAATAAGACATTCTTAAATAAAGAACTTTACCAAAGACAACTTACTTCTATTTCTCAAAAGTATGGAGATATTATTGTTATATACCCATATGATGTAAATATGAAAGAAGAAGAAAGAGAGGAACTAAGGAAGTCGGTTGAAAATATAGGTTCATCTCACAGCATTGGAGCACCAGTTGATTTTAATGAGGAATTCGATTTAAAGAAAAATATAGATTTCATTAAGTTATCAGATTTAGACCCTAGTATTTATACAGAACTTGAAAAAATAGAAAAAGAAAAAATTGTACAAAATATTTTAGGCTCTACATTAACAATGGACAACGGAGGAGGAACTGGCTCATATTCTCTCGGAGAGGTGCATAGGCAAGGTTTTGAAGAAGTTGTTGAAGAAATATGCAGGTTTGTTTCGGATAGCTTGTATCAGCTTATAGAGTTAGATTCTAGCTTCTTTGGATATAATCCTAAAGATTTTTACTGGGAACTAGAAAAAGTTATTACTGATGAAGAAAAAGAGGTAAAAGACAGAAAGAGAGAAGAAGTATTATCTTTAAAAATGGATAATATAAATAAATTTCTTACTGGAGGATATAAATTATCAAAAGGGTATCTTTCTAATTATTTAGGAATAGATGAAAAAGATATAGAAGAGGTAAAAATATTACCTACTATATCGAATGGACCAGAGTTCTCTGAAACCAAATTAGATAAACTATTGAAGAGAGTTGAGGAACAAAACTCGACAGTTCTCGAAGAAATAGAAGATAGCTTTGGAGAGTTCTTTGATGATATTTCACCACAACTTAGAGAACAATTAGAAAAAATTAAAACAATAGATGATTTAGAAAATATAGTTTTAAATATGCAAAACTTTAAAGATAAAATGCTTATTAGTTTTTTAAAAGGAATTACGGACGATATAGCAATATCAACAGGTATTTTTATAAGTGAGGAATTAAATCCTTTTAAAATAAAACCTGAAGAAGCTATACAATTCTTTTTAAAGAAAACACCAGTGTTGTTTGATAAGTTAGATGATATTTCAGCAAGTATTCAAGAAAAATATTTTTACATAAAGAAAAGCACAAGTTTAGAAGTCACGAAAGCATTATATAAAAATCTTTTATCAGCTCTGGAAGAGGGGAAATCATTTAAAACTTGGTTAAAAGATTCAGGCAATATATTAAGTTTATCAGGATTTGGAGACAATCCTTGGTACTTGGAATTAATATACAGAAATAATATGATGACCTCATATAATGCAGGAACTTTCTATAATCAAGAACTTAATAAGAAATATAAACCATATGGTATGTATGACGCCGTAGGAGATAACAGAACTACTGATTTATGCCTAGCATTAGACGGAAAGGTTTATCCTTTAAATCATAGTTTTTGGAAGAGCTTCCTACCACCAAATCATCACGGTTGTAGAAGTAGAAGAATCGCTTTAAGCAAAGATGACGTTAAGGAATATGGTTTAACTATAAGCAATACTCTAACCGATAAAATCAAAGAATTGAAGAAAGAACTTGGAGATTTTAAAGGCAATCAAGTTGAAAATTTAGCTAAATCTTTAGAAAAAAAAGAAACACAAGTAAAAGAACTGAAAAAAGAAGTTACTAAAAAACTAGAGCAATTATCTTTATAG
- a CDS encoding phage virion morphogenesis protein — MFNVTDNSKLFLSGMEKLKINAQNTIPLMRRIAEDMKTKVDFRFKQSKDPNGNSWEPLSEATISQRRKNSSKPLIDSGELRASINAKVTPTMAIVGSNKEYAAYQNFEAKKGEFGTVNVTENVREFTRTRRGRRENVRAFRRTRRMDIPWGYKPARQFIGFSDNQRKIYASWVRKYLLKGK; from the coding sequence ATGTTTAATGTAACGGATAATAGCAAGTTATTTCTCAGTGGTATGGAAAAACTAAAAATAAATGCTCAGAACACAATTCCTCTGATGAGAAGAATAGCAGAAGATATGAAAACAAAGGTAGATTTTAGATTCAAGCAATCAAAAGACCCTAATGGTAATTCTTGGGAGCCGTTATCAGAAGCTACAATATCTCAAAGAAGAAAAAACAGCAGTAAACCTCTAATTGATTCAGGAGAGTTAAGAGCTAGTATCAATGCAAAAGTTACTCCAACAATGGCTATTGTAGGAAGTAATAAAGAGTATGCAGCCTACCAAAACTTTGAAGCTAAAAAGGGAGAGTTCGGAACAGTAAATGTAACTGAAAACGTAAGGGAATTTACAAGAACTAGAAGAGGTAGAAGAGAGAATGTAAGAGCATTTAGAAGAACACGTAGAATGGATATACCTTGGGGATATAAACCTGCTAGACAGTTTATAGGATTTAGTGATAATCAACGGAAAATTTATGCTTCTTGGGTTAGAAAGTATTTGTTGAAAGGAAAGTAA
- a CDS encoding radical SAM protein, whose protein sequence is MQNLKIIFGTKCNLNCDYCYQKHENNEISQEVLDKIIEKINKNNESYNIHLFGGEPLLYLEKIFYLLDRIDIKKHNFSISTNGTLINEFGKLEEKLGYPIQNLISNKSIGNYEKLNKNSQFRFILTKSNLEELERKLDWFLEQYGNDFSIYCNFYEEWSQDLLNRIEVIERKIHLNYPRIRVLKPLITKGTPCNCRSIIINWNGDYLKCHRDPNKVIGNIFTDEFIVSKNTECIFKDDIQNNFIRTMSNTEEMACCDYDAVFYC, encoded by the coding sequence ATGCAAAATTTAAAAATTATATTTGGTACTAAATGCAATCTTAATTGTGATTATTGCTATCAAAAGCACGAGAATAACGAAATATCACAAGAAGTTTTAGATAAAATTATAGAAAAAATCAATAAGAATAACGAAAGTTATAACATTCATTTATTTGGTGGAGAGCCATTACTGTATTTAGAAAAGATTTTTTATTTACTAGATAGAATTGATATTAAAAAACATAATTTCAGTATATCTACAAATGGAACTTTAATAAATGAGTTTGGGAAACTAGAAGAGAAATTAGGTTATCCTATACAAAATTTAATATCTAATAAAAGTATTGGAAACTATGAAAAATTAAATAAAAATTCTCAATTTAGATTTATTTTAACTAAAAGCAATTTAGAGGAACTTGAAAGAAAATTAGATTGGTTTTTAGAACAATATGGGAATGATTTTTCTATTTACTGTAATTTCTATGAGGAATGGTCGCAAGATTTATTAAATAGAATTGAAGTTATAGAGAGAAAAATACATCTAAATTATCCAAGAATAAGAGTTTTAAAACCTCTAATAACTAAAGGCACTCCTTGTAATTGTAGAAGCATTATAATTAATTGGAATGGAGATTATTTAAAATGTCATAGAGACCCTAATAAGGTTATAGGAAATATATTTACTGATGAATTTATAGTTTCTAAAAATACTGAATGTATATTTAAAGATGATATTCAGAATAATTTTATTAGAACTATGAGTAATACAGAAGAAATGGCTTGTTGTGATTATGACGCAGTGTTTTATTGTTAA
- a CDS encoding head decoration protein encodes MNLVKNVATYDTKVLKISGPLGKNFTLKSGEKTIQAGQLLSYDKETGKLVKYAKDTKLAFTIALEDADATSGDVPVLVAVPGTVFNSAEVKGADLESDFNVVKELWENGIILEEVK; translated from the coding sequence ATGAATTTAGTTAAAAATGTAGCAACTTATGATACAAAAGTCCTTAAAATTTCAGGACCTTTAGGAAAGAACTTCACATTAAAAAGTGGAGAAAAAACAATACAAGCAGGACAATTATTATCTTACGATAAAGAAACTGGAAAGTTAGTTAAATATGCAAAAGATACAAAACTTGCTTTCACAATAGCATTAGAGGACGCAGACGCAACATCAGGAGATGTACCTGTATTAGTAGCAGTGCCTGGAACTGTATTCAATTCAGCTGAAGTTAAAGGAGCAGATTTAGAATCAGATTTTAATGTAGTTAAAGAATTATGGGAAAATGGAATAATTTTAGAGGAGGTAAAATAA
- a CDS encoding phage tail tape measure protein, which produces MMIPYSDEYILQYKATLATGGYTSGLEKMKQSTEKTTSNINSNFSKLNSIIGNVTKSKLSLAAAAMYFGNKTRQAIQDMIAFQKQLTTVNTLLKGSQQELNRFGNEFINLSIRTGQAKEDIANGAYQALSSGISKEDLTNFLEIATKTAQAGLTTTETSIKTISSVLNAYKMSAIEATNVADLLLTIQNKGVTTVGELGAYLSDVTSISSSLNINLDEVGAAIATLTQNGNNTAKTMTMLKSMFTELSKEGQKAADVFKEVSGESFSAFIKNGGTLQEAMKLLEEHAKKTDKSLMDLFGNTESGSAALNLTGLNAEVFAKRLEDMKNKSGELNTSYAIATANIKSEWDKLCNAMDSKWRKVVIALEKPIYVTLKTIRKAADGDNSAFEDYDKNKKEVKVLEEKIVSIVTNDRLNQAQKEVSIKRYTQRIEKLQKEIDTVERKMAEDRKRQKELEAEEERKRILKEEKEKKEVELQAITNRTKEIEEREKRHKNNLNISEINYLSKKRDYISQQQDLLALGIISEDEYNRNIKIKNKELMTEQEQANLESLRQMEQYYRSIDNIVKANEYKKKVIEVEIQIKENSISSPENREDLFLQSQEEQMKEHQANILADEWEYLTQLAEMRENGFLSEEQIETYKIDRMREVELKRLELEAEQLQNRLNFYNSDEAYKQQAVDTLKKIEENSLKQEEIRNQKDVSLSKRLSNLKTDILKRSKDALLDTYDMVAKGQMKSLEDFKKFAALQLAEVMLSHGREAMIDGGKATVKAITLAATPGLRSQAPPLFAAAAKDFAFAAAMGVGANALYSSANESESESVDNRSNERTKFDESIDSRVESAEKESEGTVYIDVSNSSLMKILIKDIEKELKDGYNVTLIGKKR; this is translated from the coding sequence ATGATGATACCTTATTCAGATGAATATATATTACAATATAAGGCAACATTAGCGACAGGTGGTTATACATCTGGTCTTGAAAAAATGAAGCAATCCACAGAAAAAACTACTAGCAATATCAACAGTAATTTCTCTAAATTGAATAGTATTATAGGTAATGTTACTAAAAGCAAATTGTCACTTGCAGCTGCCGCTATGTATTTTGGTAACAAAACAAGACAAGCTATACAAGATATGATAGCTTTCCAAAAACAATTAACGACTGTAAATACTCTTTTGAAAGGGTCGCAACAAGAACTTAATCGTTTTGGAAATGAATTTATAAATTTATCAATAAGAACAGGACAAGCAAAAGAAGATATTGCTAATGGAGCTTACCAAGCATTGTCAAGTGGAATATCTAAAGAAGATTTAACAAACTTCTTAGAAATAGCAACAAAAACAGCTCAAGCAGGATTAACAACAACAGAAACTTCTATAAAAACAATTTCATCAGTATTAAATGCTTATAAAATGAGTGCCATAGAAGCTACTAATGTAGCAGATTTATTACTAACTATACAAAATAAAGGAGTAACAACTGTTGGAGAATTAGGAGCTTATCTATCAGATGTTACATCTATATCATCATCATTAAATATTAATTTAGATGAGGTAGGAGCAGCAATAGCAACTCTTACTCAAAATGGTAATAACACAGCTAAAACAATGACAATGTTAAAAAGTATGTTCACTGAATTATCCAAAGAGGGGCAAAAGGCTGCCGACGTATTCAAAGAAGTGTCAGGCGAAAGCTTTAGTGCGTTTATAAAAAATGGTGGAACTTTACAAGAAGCTATGAAATTATTAGAAGAACACGCCAAAAAGACAGACAAATCTCTTATGGATTTATTCGGAAATACAGAATCAGGAAGTGCTGCCTTAAACTTAACAGGGTTAAATGCAGAAGTATTTGCTAAAAGATTAGAGGATATGAAAAATAAATCAGGAGAATTAAATACTTCTTATGCTATTGCAACAGCAAATATAAAATCTGAATGGGATAAATTATGTAATGCAATGGATTCTAAATGGAGAAAAGTTGTTATTGCATTAGAAAAACCAATTTACGTAACTTTAAAAACTATAAGAAAGGCTGCCGATGGAGACAATAGTGCCTTTGAAGATTATGACAAAAATAAAAAAGAGGTTAAAGTTCTTGAAGAAAAAATTGTTAGTATAGTAACGAATGATAGACTTAACCAAGCACAAAAAGAAGTTTCTATAAAAAGATATACTCAGAGAATAGAAAAATTACAAAAAGAAATAGATACAGTTGAAAGAAAAATGGCTGAAGACAGAAAAAGACAAAAAGAGTTGGAAGCCGAAGAAGAAAGAAAAAGAATCTTAAAGGAAGAAAAAGAGAAAAAAGAAGTAGAATTACAAGCTATCACTAACAGAACAAAAGAAATAGAAGAAAGAGAAAAGCGACATAAAAATAACTTAAATATCTCCGAGATTAACTATCTTTCTAAAAAAAGAGATTATATCTCACAACAACAAGATTTATTAGCTTTAGGTATCATCTCGGAAGATGAATATAATAGAAATATAAAAATAAAAAACAAAGAATTAATGACAGAGCAGGAACAAGCTAATCTTGAAAGCCTTAGACAAATGGAGCAATATTATAGAAGTATTGACAATATTGTAAAGGCTAACGAGTATAAAAAGAAAGTTATTGAGGTTGAAATTCAAATAAAAGAAAATTCTATTTCATCTCCTGAGAATAGAGAAGATTTGTTTTTACAATCCCAAGAAGAGCAAATGAAAGAACATCAAGCTAATATATTAGCTGACGAATGGGAGTATTTAACACAACTTGCTGAAATGAGGGAAAACGGCTTTTTATCAGAAGAACAAATAGAAACTTATAAAATTGACAGAATGAGGGAAGTCGAGCTAAAAAGATTAGAGTTAGAAGCAGAACAATTACAAAATAGATTGAATTTCTATAATAGCGATGAAGCTTACAAGCAACAAGCCGTTGATACTTTAAAAAAAATAGAAGAAAACTCTTTAAAACAAGAAGAAATTAGAAATCAAAAAGATGTTTCATTAAGTAAAAGACTTTCTAATTTAAAAACAGATATTCTAAAAAGGTCAAAAGACGCATTACTAGATACTTATGATATGGTAGCTAAAGGACAAATGAAATCATTAGAAGATTTTAAAAAATTTGCTGCCTTACAATTAGCTGAAGTAATGCTTAGTCACGGAAGAGAAGCTATGATTGACGGAGGAAAAGCTACTGTAAAAGCTATAACTTTGGCAGCAACACCAGGTCTAAGAAGTCAAGCACCACCATTATTTGCTGCCGCAGCTAAAGATTTTGCCTTTGCTGCCGCAATGGGAGTAGGAGCTAATGCTTTATATAGTAGTGCTAATGAATCAGAAAGCGAGAGTGTGGATAACAGAAGTAACGAAAGAACAAAATTTGACGAAAGTATAGATTCCAGAGTTGAATCGGCAGAGAAAGAATCAGAGGGAACTGTATATATAGATGTATCTAATTCATCTTTAATGAAAATTCTGATAAAAGATATAGAGAAAGAACTAAAAGACGGATATAACGTTACACTGATAGGTAAAAAAAGGTAG